In Paenacidovorax monticola, the genomic window GCGCGGGCTGGCGGCCATGAGCAGCACGGCGTCGACGAAGCTCACGTGGTTGCATGCCAGGATGGCGGGCCCCGTGGCGGGGATGTGCTCGTCGCCCCGGATGCGGAAGCGGTAGACGAAGCGCGACGCCACCCAGGCCACGAAGCGCAGCAGGTACTCGGGCACGAGCAGGAAGATGTAGAACGCCACCACCGCGTTGAGCAGTCCGATCGCCAGGAACACCTGCGGGATCGACAGGCCCAGCTTGAGCAAAACGCCCACGATCAACGAGCTCGCGATCATGAACAGCGCGTTCAGGATGTTGTTGGCCGCGATGATGCGCGCGCGGTGGCTGGGCTGCGAACGCAGCTGGATCAGCGCATACATCGGCACGCTGTACAGCCCCGCGAACAGCGAGAGCAGCGCCAGGTCGGCCATCACGCGCCAGTGCCGCGCCTGCGCGACGAAGTCGGCCGCATCGAAGCCCGCGGCGGGCGGCAGGCCGCGCGACGCGAAGTACAGGTCCACCGCGAACACGCTCATGCCGATGGCGCCGAGCGGCACGAGTCCGATCTCCACATGGCGCTTGGACAGCACCTCGCACAGCAGCGAGCCGACGCCGATGCCGACCGAGAACACCACGAGCAGCAGCGAAGCCACCTGTTCGTTGCCGTGCAGCACGTCCTTGGCGAACGCGGGGAACAGGCTCAGGAACACGGCGCCGAAGAACCACATCCACGAGATGCCGAGCAGCGAGCGGAACACCACGATGTTCTCGTGCGCGAGCTTCAGGTTGCGCCAGGTCTCGGTGACCGGGTTCCAGTTGATCACCAGGTGGGGGTCGGTCGAGGGCGATGGCGGCACGGCCTGCGCGGTCGCGCGCCCCAGCAGCGCCAGCGCAAGGCAGGCCAGCGCGACATAGTGGTGGCCGACCTGCGGAACGGCCACCAGCAGCCCGCCCGCCACCTGGCCCAGCAGGATCGCGACGAAGGTGCCCATCTCGACCATGCCGTTGCCGCCCGTCAGCTCGCGCTCGCTCAGGTGCTGGGGCAGGTAGGCGAACTTCACCGGGCCGAAGATCGTCGAGTGCAGGCCCATGAGGAACACGCAGGCCAGCAGCACGGGCACGCTGGCAACCCAGAAGCCGTAGGCCGCGAACGCCATGATCGCGATCTCCAGGTTCTTCACGAAGCGGATCACGCGCGTCTTGTCGTACTTGTCGGTCGCCTGGCCCGCCGTGGCCGAAAACAGCAGGAACGGCAGGATGAACAGCGCCGCGATCACCAGGCCCGCCAGCGACGGCGGCAGCCACGCCAGCTGCAGCTGGTAGGTCACCATCACCGTGAACGCGAACTTGAACAGGTTGTCGTTGCCCGCGCCCAGGAACTGCGTCCAGAAGAACGGTGCGAAGCGGCGCTGGCGCAGCAGCGCGAACTGGTTGGGGTGCCCGGCGTCGTGCGGTGCGGTGGACGCGGGAACGGTTCCGGCCTGCTCCTGGCTCATCTTGCTCTCCCTTGACGGATGGTGGACGCCTCTCGTGGAAATCGGGGCGAACTGGCGGCGATTGTGCCCTGGGGAGGCCCTGCCCGCAGCGCGGCGATCACGGGCAGCGCCGCGCACGCCGCTACCAGATGCTTGAGGCTGTGGCCCGATACCCCGCCCTGCGTGGCGGCGAACACGGTGGCATCGCCCCACTCCAGCAGCTTGGCCAGCGCATAGAACGCGATCACCGCGCCCAGATGCAGCGCCAGCGCCCCGGCGCGCGGCGGCACGCAGGCCAGGGCCAGCACGGCCAGCACGGCCAGCATGCCCCGCCCTGCAGCAGCGCCCAGGGCAGCACGTTGCCGCTGGCGGCCCACAGGTACAACGTCCACGGCCCCGCTGCAAGCACGGCCAGGGCCACGGCCCAGGCACTGCGGTCGTCCACGCGCGTCTGCACCGCCAGGCCCAGCAGGCCCGCGAAGGCCACCGCCATGGCCAGCCGGTCCCAGACCAGGGTGGCGTCGTGCGGCGCCCCGTGGTACCAAGCCGAGGCCACGCCCGCACACGCGAGCCCCGCGAAGAACAGCCCCGACAACCCGCGCACGGCAGGCGGCAGCGTTGCGCGCCCGCACCGGGCCAGCGCCCAGGCGCCAGCCAGGGCGGCCGCCACGAAGCCGAGGTTGCTCAGCACGTCCATCGCATGCGGCAGGGCGCCCCAGGCGCGCTGGTCGGCGAAGGCGTGGTAGCCCGGCGGCTGCGCCACCGGCGGGCACAGCACCGCGAGCAGGGCCAGCAGTGCCATGCCGGCGTACAGCGCCCACCGCATGCGGGAGGGCCATGGGGACGAAGGGGTGGGGAGCATGCGCGGTCCTTGAAGGGAGTGGAGGAATGCCGCGCAGTGTGTGCGGCCATCCGCGCGAATGGCATCGCATTCATCCACCGGAACGACGGAAATGCACCCTGGGTATCCATAATCGATACCCATGAGCACCACCGCCGACCTCGTTGCCGCCCTCAAGAAGGAACTCAAGACCGCGCAGATGACCTACGCCCAGCTCGCCCAGGCGCTGGGCATGGCGGAGTCGAGCGTCAAGCGCATGCTGTCCAAGGGCGACATGCCGCTGTCGCGCATCGACGCGATCTGCCGCGCG contains:
- a CDS encoding MFS transporter; the protein is MSQEQAGTVPASTAPHDAGHPNQFALLRQRRFAPFFWTQFLGAGNDNLFKFAFTVMVTYQLQLAWLPPSLAGLVIAALFILPFLLFSATAGQATDKYDKTRVIRFVKNLEIAIMAFAAYGFWVASVPVLLACVFLMGLHSTIFGPVKFAYLPQHLSERELTGGNGMVEMGTFVAILLGQVAGGLLVAVPQVGHHYVALACLALALLGRATAQAVPPSPSTDPHLVINWNPVTETWRNLKLAHENIVVFRSLLGISWMWFFGAVFLSLFPAFAKDVLHGNEQVASLLLVVFSVGIGVGSLLCEVLSKRHVEIGLVPLGAIGMSVFAVDLYFASRGLPPAAGFDAADFVAQARHWRVMADLALLSLFAGLYSVPMYALIQLRSQPSHRARIIAANNILNALFMIASSLIVGVLLKLGLSIPQVFLAIGLLNAVVAFYIFLLVPEYLLRFVAWVASRFVYRFRIRGDEHIPATGPAILACNHVSFVDAVLLMAASPRPICFIMDHRIFRIPVLGWLFRLAKAIPIAPQKEDPRAYEAAFERAAQVLREGDLLAIFPEGGITRDGQLQEFRGGIMKIIERAQADGVHAPVVPMALTNLWGSFFSRVEQGGAMVRPFRRGMFNRVGLNVGRPLGPAEVQPALLRTRVADLLRD